CCCTGCCGATCACCCGAGACTATATGATGCCGCAGGCGTCAGCCCGCGTGGCCGAAGAAGCCGCCGGCGAAACGCTGAAAGGCGTTGCCCGCGCCGCTCAGGCGATCCGGCAGGGCGAAGCGCGGTAAGAACAGCGCCACCGTGCGGCGCGGATTGAAATCGCGCATGGGAATCCGCACGACATCCGGCGCCTGGTAGCAATCCGGCATCACGGTGATGCCCACACCGGCGCCGACCATGCTGAGGGCGCGCTCGTCCTGAGCCGTGCGGTAAACGAGCGGCGGACGGACATTGCGATCGGTGAAATGACGGCTGGTTTCGCTCAGCACTTCGCAGCGCGAGCGGACAATCATCGACTCATTGGCCAGATCTTCGCCCCGTATGACGGCCTCGCCCGCCAGCCGGTGCGTGACAGACAGCGCCAGTTGGTAACCTTCCTCAAAGAGCGGCAGGCTGGTGTTATCCTCGACCCGGCGCAGCGAAAGCGCATAATCCAGGCCGCGTTCATCGAGGCGATTGAGCAGTTCCTGTTCGCTGCCGTCATAAAGATCGAAACGGATGCCGGGATGTGCCGCCGAGAAGCCGGCCAGCAGACGCGCCACCAGGGCTGCCGGCAGGGTTTGCAGCACACCCAGCCGCAACACATCGGCGGTTTCGGTCCGGGAGATTTCGGCAGCGGCCATATTGACTTCGTGCAGGATCGCCTTGGCGCGCGGCAAAAAGCGCGAACCGGCCGTCGTGAGAAAGACGCGCTTGTTGTTGCGCACGAACAGATCGACGCCCAACTGCTCTTCCAGCCGCTTGATTCCGGCCGAAAGCGTTGGCTGGGTGATCAGGCAAGCGGCCGCCGCCTTGGTGAAGCTGCCGGTTTCGACCACCGCCAGGAAATAGCGCAGAAGGTACAGTTCCATAATCTATTCAATGGCGTTTATTCATAGATATTGTCTATGCACAGAATTGTGACTATCAATTTTTCCAATTGAGGCCAGGCGCGTACTATCCTCCCTGAAAACGTGAGACAGGGATCATATGACCGCCTTCAGAAGCGAGATCGACACAGGCTCGGATGAGTTTCGCGCCAATGCCGCGCGGATGCAGGCGCTGGTGGATGACCTGCGAAGCCTGACCGCGCACATCGCTCAGGGCGGGTCGCCATCGGCACGTGAAAAACATACGGCGCGCGGCAAGCTTCTGCCCCGCGATCGTGTTGCCGGGTTGATCGATCCGGGCTCGTCGTTTCTCGAATTTTCCGCCCTGGCGGCGCACAGGGTCTATCATGACGAGGTGCCGGCGGCGGGCCTGGTCACCGGCATCGGCCGGATTTCTGGCACAGAATGCGTCGTCGTCTGCAACGACGCCACGGTAAAGGGCGGCACCTATTATCCGCTGACGGTCAAGAAGCACCTGCGGGCACAGGAGATCGCCCAGACCAACAACCTGCCTTGCGTCTATCTGGTCGATTCCGGCGGCGCCAACCTGCCCAACCAGGACGAGGTCTTTCCGGACAAGGACGATTTCGGCCGTATCTTCTTTAACCAGGCGCAGATGTCGGCCAGCGATATCCCGCAGATCGCTGTGGTCATGGGCTCCTGCACCGCCGGCGGCGCCTATGTGCCGGCCATGAGCGACGAATCGATTATTGTCCGTAACCAGGGCACCATCTTTCTGGCGGGGCCGCCGCTGGTCAAGGCGGCCACAGGGGAAGTGGTCTCGGCAGAGGATCTTGGCGGCGGCGATGTCCATGCGCGCGTCTCCGGTGTGGTCGATCATCTGGCGGCCGATGACGCCGATGCCCTGCGCATTGCCCGCCGCATTGTCGGTCATCTCAATCGCCCGAAAAAGATCGGGCTGGCAATGCGGCAGGCGGTTGAGCCGCTCCACGAGGCCGAGGAGATTTACGGTATTATCCCCGCCGACACGCGCCAGCCTTTCGATGTGCGTGAGATTATCGCCCGGCTGGTCGATGGCTCCGAATTCGATGAATTCAAAAAGCTTTACGGTGAGACGCTCGTCTGCGGTTTCGCCCATCTCTACGGCTATCCGGTTGGCATCATCGCCAATAACGGCGTGCTGTTTTCCGAAAGTGCGCTGAAAGGGGCGCATTTTATAGAATTGTGCTGCCAGCGCGGCATCCCGCTGATTTTCCTGCAAAATATCACAGGCTTTATGGTCGGCAGACAGTATGAAAACGAAGGGATTGCCCGCCACGGCGCCAAGATGGTCACGGCGGTCGCCTGCGCCAACGTACCGAAATTCACGGTCATCATCGGCGGATCTTATGGCGCCGGAAACTACGGCATGTGCGGCCGCGCCTATGATCCGCGTTTCCTGTGGATGTGGCCCAATGCACGGATTTCGGTCATGGGTGGTGAACAGGCGGCCAATGTGTTGGCCACGGTGAAGCGCGACGGCATCGAGGCGAAGGGCGGCCAATGGAGCGCCGAGGACGAGGCCGCCTTCAAGGCGCCGATCCGTGACACCTACGAGGCGCAGGGCCACCCCTATTACGCCTCCGCCCGGCTGTGGGATGACGGCGTCATCGACCCCGCGGATACCCGCCGCGTACTGGGCCTGGGACTATCCGCCGCATTGAATGCCCCGATTGCCCCCACCAGGTTTGGTGTCTTCAGGATGTAACCGCCGAAAAGGAAACGCCCTCAAGCAGCGTAGCGGTAGGGCAAAGGAGAAAGCCATGCAGGATATCACCGTAGACGCCGATGAACGCGGCGTTGTCCGCGTCACACTCAATCGCCCCGCCGTCCATAATGCCTTCAATGAGGGCATGATCGGCGAACTGACCGACGCCTTCGCCGATCTCGGCAAGCAGGATGGCGTGCGCGTCATCGTTCTGGCCGGCAATGGCGCCAGTTTCAGCGCCGGGGCCGATCTCAACTGGATGAAGCGCGCCGCCGAACAGGACGAATACGCCAACCGCGAAGACGCCCTGGCCCTGGCGAAGATGTTCGATACGCTCAATACCTGCCCGAAGCCGGTAGTCGGACTGGTCCACGGCGCGGCGCTGGGCGGCGGTGTCGGGCTGGTCGCCTGCTGCGATGTGGTGATCGCTCAGCCGGAAGTCAGTTTCGGCATGACCGAGGTGCGCCTGGGCCTGATCCCGGCGGTGATCTCGCCCTTCGTCATTGCCAAGGTGGGCCAGTCGGCGGCACGGCGTTACATGCTGACCGGCGAGCGCTTCACGGCGGCGGAAGCCCTGCGCATTGGCCTGATCCATGAGGTCTCAAGCGCGCTGGAAGCCGAGGGCGCCAAGATGGTCGAGGCCCTGCTGGCCGGCGGTCCGGAAGCCATTGCCGACGCCAAGGACCTGATCAGTGATATCACGCGCATGGACGATAAGGGAGAATTGACCGCTCACCGCATCGCCACGCGCCGCGCCTCCGATGAAGGCCGCGAGGGTATTGCCGCCTTCCTTGGCAAACGCAAACCCCACTGGACGGCCTGATGTTCAAACGCATTCTGATCGCCAATCGCGGGGAAATCGCCCGTCGTATCATCCGTACCTGCAAGCGGATGAATGTTGAGACCGTCGCCGTCTACTCCGACGCCGATGCGCGTGCGGCTTTTGTGCGCGAGGCCGACCGCGCCGTGTTGATCGGGCCGGCGGCGGCCAGTGACAGCTATCTCCGTGGAGACCGGATCATCGCCGTGGCGCTGGAAACCGGCGCCCAGGCCATCCACCCCGGCTATGGCTTCCTGTCGGAAAACGCCGAATTCGCGGAAGCCTGCGAGGATGCCAGCCTGGTCTTTATCGGTCCGCGGCCAGACGCTATCCGGGCCATGGCCCTGAAAGGGGCCGCCAAGGCGCTGATGACCGCCGCGGGCGTGCCGGTAACACCCGGTTATCATGGCGATGATCAGGACACGGAGTATCTGGCGGCTGAGGCCGCGCGGATAGGCTTTCCGGTGTTGATCAAGGCCGTGGCCGGGGGCGGTGGCAAGGGGATGCGGCGGGTCGACCGGGCGGAGGATTTTAGTGATGCGCTGATATCGGCACAGCGCGAGGGGCTGAATGCCTTTGGCGATCCCAAGGTGCTGATCGAGAAATATATCGAGGTGCCGCGCCATATCGAAATCCAGCTCTTCGCCGACGAACACGGACATGTCGTTCATCTGTTCGAGCGCGACTGTTCGCTGCAACGCCGCCACCAGAAGGTGATCGAAGAAGCCCCGGCGCCGGGCCTGCCGCAAGCCATGCGCCAGGCCATGGGAGAGGCGGCCGTGAAGGCGGCGCAGGCCATCAAATATCGCGGCGCGGGCACGGTGGAGTTCATCGTTGATGTCTCGAAAGGCATCGAAGGCGCGCCCTTCTATTTCATGGAGATGAACACGCGGCTTCAGGTCGAGCATCCGGTGACCGAGGAAATCACCGGGCTTGATCTGGTCGAATGGCAGTTGCGCGTGGCGGCGGGCGAGCCCTTGCCGAAGACGCAGGACGAATTGACGATCACCGGTCACGCCATCGAGGCGCGGCTCTATGCCGAAGACCCGCAGAATGATTTCCTGCCGGCCACGGGCACGCTGGAACGGCTCGATTTCCCGCAGGCGGCGCGCATCGAATCGGCGGTTGAGGAAGGGGACGTCGTCAGCCCGTTTTATGATCCGATGATCGCCAAGATCGTGGTTCATGGCAATGACCGCAAACAGGCATTGGCGCGGATGCGCGAAGCGCTGATCGCGACGAAACTGCGTGGCCTGGCGACAAACCTTGGCTTCCTGCGCCGAGTGGTGTCCGACGAGGCGTTTTTGGCGGCCGAGATCGATACCGGCTTTATCGCCCGCCATCAGGACAGGTTGCTTCTCCCCTGGCCCGACAGCGAGATCACGCCTTCACAGGCCGATCCGACCTCGCCATGGAATGACATCACCGGCTGGCGGCTCAACCTGCCGCCGCAGTCGCCATTGAACCTGAAGTCGGAAGCCAGCGAGGCGGTTGTGGTTTCCGGCGATGTCAAGGCACCGATGCCGGGCAAGCTTATCGACGTTTTTGTCGCCGTGGGCGAAACGGTTGAGAAGGGCCAGAAGCTGCTGATCATGGGCGCCATGAAGATTGAACACACCATGAAGGCACCGATGGCGGGCGTGGTAAGGGCTGTCCATGCGGCGGCCGGTGACCAGGTGGCAGATAAAGCGCTGCTGGTCGAGATTGAGTAAATAAGGCAAGAAACCCCACCACCACGAGCCAAGAGGCTCGCGGTCCCCCTCCCCAGTAAACTGGGGAGGTATAAGAAAAAGAGGCAGGCGATGATCGATTTCCCCCATCTGCAATTCGGCCATGGCGAGGATATTGAGTCCCTGCGCGAAGGCGTGCGTCGCTTCGCCGAAATCGAGATCGCGCCTTTGGCTGAGGCCGCCGACCGCGATGACCAGTTCCCCATGCCCCTGTGGCGCAAGATGGGCGAGATGGGCGTGCTCGGCCTGACCGCGCCGGAAGCCTATGGCGGCGCCCAGATGGGCTATCTGGCCCACACCATAGCCATGGAGGAAATCTCCCGCGCCTCGGCTTCTATCGGACTTTCTTATGGCGCGCATTCCAATCTGTGCGTCAATCAGATCGTCCGCAATGGCAATGAAGCCCAGAAGGCGAAATACCTGCCGAAGCTGATTTCCGGTGAGTATGTCGGGGCGTTGGCCATGTCGGAAACCGGCGCAGGCTCGGACGTGGTGTCGATGAAACTGCGCGCCGACAAGAAAGGCGACCATTACGTACTCAATGGCTCGAAGATGTGGATCACCAATGGTCCGGACGCGGACGTTCTGGTCGTCTACGCCAAGACCGATCCGGCGGCCGGCTCGAAAGGCATGACCGCCTTTCTGATCGAAAAGGGATTCAAGGGCTTCCTCGGTGGCACAGAAGCTCGACAAACTGGGGATGCGCGGCTCGCATACCGGCGAACTGGTCTTCGCCGATTGCGAGGTGCCGGCGGAGAATGTTCTGGGTACGGAAGGGCGTGGCGCCGGTGTGCTGATGTCCGGTCTCGATTACGAGCGCGTGGTGCTGTCCGGCGGGCCGCTTGGCATCATGCGCGCCTGTCTCGATGTCGTGATCCCCTATATCCACGCGCGCGAACAGTTCGGCAGCCCCATCGGCACCTTCCAGTTGATGCAGGGCAAGCTGGCCGACATGTATTCGACCTGGGCCGCTTGCCGATCTTACGTCTACGCCGTGGCCGCTGCTTGTGACCGTGGCGAAACCACGCGCAAGGATGCTGCGGGCTGCATCCTTTATGCCGCCGAAAAGGCCACCTGGATGGCGGGCGAGGCCATCCAGTGCCTGGGTGGCAACGGCTATACGAACGACTTCCCGGTCGGCCGGTTGTGGCGCGACGCCAAGCTGTACGAAATCGGCGCCGGTACTTCGGAGATCCGCCGGATGCTGATCGGCCGCGAGTTGTTCGAGGAAACCCGATGAATTCTAAAAATATGAGGCCCTCGCACGTCACTCTTTACGAAGTCGGGCCGCGCGATGGCTTGCAGGCGGAGACTGAGATCGTACCCGCCGCCGACAAGATCGCGCTGATCGACACATTGTCCGCATCCGGATTAAATTATATCGAGGCCGCCAGTTTCGTTTCATCGAAGTGGGTGCCGCAGATGGCCGATGCGGCCGAAGTCATGGCTGGCATCACGCGCGCACCGGGCGTAGCCTACCCGGTCCTGTCGCCCAATCTGAAAGGTTATGAAGCCGCGCGTGATGCCAATGCTCAAGTCGTCGCCATCTTCGGCGCGGCGTCGGAAACCTTCAGCCAGGAGAATATAAACTGCTCGATAGATGAAAGCCTTGAACGCTTTGGCTTCGTGATGGAGTCGGCAGCGCGCGACCATATTCGGGTGCGCGGCTATGTTTCGACCGTCATCGCCTGTCCCTATGAAGGGCCGGTCCAGCCCGAAGCCGTGGTGCGCGTGGCAGAACGGATGCTCGACATGGGCTGCTATGAAATTTCGCTGGGTGATACCATCGGTGTCGGTACGCCCGGAGATGTGGCGCGCCTGCTTGACATGGTGCTCAAGGTCATACCGGCGGAAAAACTGGCCGTGCATTTCCACGATACCTATGGCCAGGCCCTGGCCAATATCCTGACCTCGCTCGATTACGGTATTGCCACCATCGATTCCTCGGTCGGCGGGCTGGGCGGCTGCCCCTATGCACCGGGCGCTTCCGGCAATGTGGCGACCGAGGATGTGCTCTACATGCTAAATGGACTGGGCATAAAGACCGGTGTCGATCTCGATGCCATCGTATCGGCGGCCTGGCAGATATCGGATGTGCTGGGCCGCCCGCCGCGCTCGAAGGTGGCGGTGGCGAAAGGCCGGCCTAAAGTCTGAGCTTCAGGAGCTTAAGCGCGCCCGCTGTCAGCAGCGCCGTGGTCAGGGTGATAACCATACCCCAGGCCATATCGATCAGGCTCAGGCGCAGAGGCCAGTCCCGGATCACCGCCAGGGCCGTCAGGTCATAGGTGCCGTAAGCCGCCATGCCGAACAGGGCGGACTTTATCGACAGATCGATGAGGGACGGGCGTCCGCGCCCACCGAAAAGCACCGGGAATATGACCAGCCAGGTCAGGCTAACGCCATACAGCAGATAAAAGGCCGCCGCGGGCACAAGATCGGGCTTTGTACGCATCAGGCCGGCCATGTTCGATCGGTAGAGGGCTTCGGCCGTCAGGCTGAGCCAGGCAAAATCGAGGGCCAGCATGATGACCAGCACGAGTACGAGCGTGACGATAAAAGCGCGGATCATGCTATATCCTCGCAATGGGCTTCAGCAGCCAACCCAGCCAGGTCTTGGGGATGATCGCGGCTTCCTGCGCCACCAGGCACAGGCAGTCGACATCACCCATCATGACCGGCATGTGGCGGTCATCGGTTTCGTCGCACTGGCTGAAATCGCCGCGCTGGTAAAGCCCCTTGTGATCCCGGTATTGCCCCTGCAGCATGACGGTAATTTCGCGCCCGCGATGGGTATGCTCGGGCATTTCCATGCCGGCCCTGACGCACATCAGGTAGGTCTTTGCCCTCTTTGGATCGTCCTGCAGGGCAATCGGCGCCATCCAGACACCGGGCGCGACGAAATAACGGTTGCGGATGTCGACGTTTTGCAGTGACGGCGGCAACTCGAAACCTTCGAGGAACGCCGGCCGTCTGGCCGGTGCAGGCACAGGCGCATCGCGGGTTTCCACAAGCTCGACCGGTCTTTCAATCCGGGCCAGGGCCAGGTCAAGCGCGCTGTCCGACATCGCCACGCCCTCGGTCACTTCCAGCATGGCGCCGCCAATCGCCGTGAAGACTCGCAGGTCATCCCGGCAGTTTGGACACAGATCGAGGTGCGTGCTGACGCTCAAACGCAGGCCCGGCGCCAGCGCACCGCGGAAATAGTCCCACAGAAGATCTTCACCCGGATGGTGAACGGCACTCATGACTTTACTCCGGTACTCTTGCCGTCCATGGCGGTGCGCAGGCGCGTCATGGCCAGGCGCAGGCGGGATTTCACGGTCCCCAGTGGAATGGACAGGGTTTTGGCGATATCGCTTTGCGACAGGTCTTCATAGAAGGACAGGCGCAGGATATCCTTTTGTTCGGGCGGCAATCCATCGAGCAGCCGGGCGACGGCCTGCGCCGATTGCGTGTCGACAATCTGTTCGTCGGCGGCCTTGTCGCCGTCACCTTGCCACAGGTCTTCGGGCAGTTCCCTGACCCGTTTGGCCTTGCGCGCGGCATCGATGCGCAGATTACGGGCAATGGAATAGATCCAGGTCACGGCCGAGGCTTTCGAGGCGTCGAACATGTGCGCCTTGCGCCAGACATTGAGCAGGGCCTCCTGCGCCAGGTCCTCGGCTTCCTGCGCGGTCATTCCCTGACCCATGACAAACGCCTTGATCCGGGGAGCGAAACTGGTGAACAGGGCGGCATAGGCGGCGCGGTCCCTTGTGCCGGCAATGCGCGTGATGAGCGCTTCGGGCGTTTCGGCACAGTTCTTCTGATCCGGCGATATCATGCGGACAGAAGAGCCGATTGTGAGGGCGCGGTCAAAGTGCATTTTGTCCGTTTCAGGAATTCAGCTATCAGGCGGGTTGTTTTCGCGTATTTGCTGCTTTTACGGCGCCATGTCCGCAGTGGATCACAGCGGGTGATCCATGCGGCGGGGGCGGGCGTAAACCCTGCATGTGAAAAGCAAGCACAACGGCAGTTCAATGGTTACCCCCGCAAAGTCCAAGATCGCCATTATCGGCACCGGTATCGCCGGCCTGTCAGCGGCCTGGATGCTGAATGACACCTGCGACAT
This sequence is a window from Asticcacaulis sp.. Protein-coding genes within it:
- a CDS encoding LysR family transcriptional regulator; the encoded protein is MELYLLRYFLAVVETGSFTKAAAACLITQPTLSAGIKRLEEQLGVDLFVRNNKRVFLTTAGSRFLPRAKAILHEVNMAAAEISRTETADVLRLGVLQTLPAALVARLLAGFSAAHPGIRFDLYDGSEQELLNRLDERGLDYALSLRRVEDNTSLPLFEEGYQLALSVTHRLAGEAVIRGEDLANESMIVRSRCEVLSETSRHFTDRNVRPPLVYRTAQDERALSMVGAGVGITVMPDCYQAPDVVRIPMRDFNPRRTVALFLPRFALPDRLSGAGNAFQRFAGGFFGHAG
- a CDS encoding methylcrotonoyl-CoA carboxylase; this encodes MTAFRSEIDTGSDEFRANAARMQALVDDLRSLTAHIAQGGSPSAREKHTARGKLLPRDRVAGLIDPGSSFLEFSALAAHRVYHDEVPAAGLVTGIGRISGTECVVVCNDATVKGGTYYPLTVKKHLRAQEIAQTNNLPCVYLVDSGGANLPNQDEVFPDKDDFGRIFFNQAQMSASDIPQIAVVMGSCTAGGAYVPAMSDESIIVRNQGTIFLAGPPLVKAATGEVVSAEDLGGGDVHARVSGVVDHLAADDADALRIARRIVGHLNRPKKIGLAMRQAVEPLHEAEEIYGIIPADTRQPFDVREIIARLVDGSEFDEFKKLYGETLVCGFAHLYGYPVGIIANNGVLFSESALKGAHFIELCCQRGIPLIFLQNITGFMVGRQYENEGIARHGAKMVTAVACANVPKFTVIIGGSYGAGNYGMCGRAYDPRFLWMWPNARISVMGGEQAANVLATVKRDGIEAKGGQWSAEDEAAFKAPIRDTYEAQGHPYYASARLWDDGVIDPADTRRVLGLGLSAALNAPIAPTRFGVFRM
- a CDS encoding enoyl-CoA hydratase-related protein; this translates as MQDITVDADERGVVRVTLNRPAVHNAFNEGMIGELTDAFADLGKQDGVRVIVLAGNGASFSAGADLNWMKRAAEQDEYANREDALALAKMFDTLNTCPKPVVGLVHGAALGGGVGLVACCDVVIAQPEVSFGMTEVRLGLIPAVISPFVIAKVGQSAARRYMLTGERFTAAEALRIGLIHEVSSALEAEGAKMVEALLAGGPEAIADAKDLISDITRMDDKGELTAHRIATRRASDEGREGIAAFLGKRKPHWTA
- a CDS encoding acetyl/propionyl/methylcrotonyl-CoA carboxylase subunit alpha — translated: MFKRILIANRGEIARRIIRTCKRMNVETVAVYSDADARAAFVREADRAVLIGPAAASDSYLRGDRIIAVALETGAQAIHPGYGFLSENAEFAEACEDASLVFIGPRPDAIRAMALKGAAKALMTAAGVPVTPGYHGDDQDTEYLAAEAARIGFPVLIKAVAGGGGKGMRRVDRAEDFSDALISAQREGLNAFGDPKVLIEKYIEVPRHIEIQLFADEHGHVVHLFERDCSLQRRHQKVIEEAPAPGLPQAMRQAMGEAAVKAAQAIKYRGAGTVEFIVDVSKGIEGAPFYFMEMNTRLQVEHPVTEEITGLDLVEWQLRVAAGEPLPKTQDELTITGHAIEARLYAEDPQNDFLPATGTLERLDFPQAARIESAVEEGDVVSPFYDPMIAKIVVHGNDRKQALARMREALIATKLRGLATNLGFLRRVVSDEAFLAAEIDTGFIARHQDRLLLPWPDSEITPSQADPTSPWNDITGWRLNLPPQSPLNLKSEASEAVVVSGDVKAPMPGKLIDVFVAVGETVEKGQKLLIMGAMKIEHTMKAPMAGVVRAVHAAAGDQVADKALLVEIE
- a CDS encoding hydroxymethylglutaryl-CoA lyase; its protein translation is MNSKNMRPSHVTLYEVGPRDGLQAETEIVPAADKIALIDTLSASGLNYIEAASFVSSKWVPQMADAAEVMAGITRAPGVAYPVLSPNLKGYEAARDANAQVVAIFGAASETFSQENINCSIDESLERFGFVMESAARDHIRVRGYVSTVIACPYEGPVQPEAVVRVAERMLDMGCYEISLGDTIGVGTPGDVARLLDMVLKVIPAEKLAVHFHDTYGQALANILTSLDYGIATIDSSVGGLGGCPYAPGASGNVATEDVLYMLNGLGIKTGVDLDAIVSAAWQISDVLGRPPRSKVAVAKGRPKV
- a CDS encoding DUF2177 family protein, translating into MIRAFIVTLVLVLVIMLALDFAWLSLTAEALYRSNMAGLMRTKPDLVPAAAFYLLYGVSLTWLVIFPVLFGGRGRPSLIDLSIKSALFGMAAYGTYDLTALAVIRDWPLRLSLIDMAWGMVITLTTALLTAGALKLLKLRL
- a CDS encoding ChrR family anti-sigma-E factor, with the translated sequence MSAVHHPGEDLLWDYFRGALAPGLRLSVSTHLDLCPNCRDDLRVFTAIGGAMLEVTEGVAMSDSALDLALARIERPVELVETRDAPVPAPARRPAFLEGFELPPSLQNVDIRNRYFVAPGVWMAPIALQDDPKRAKTYLMCVRAGMEMPEHTHRGREITVMLQGQYRDHKGLYQRGDFSQCDETDDRHMPVMMGDVDCLCLVAQEAAIIPKTWLGWLLKPIARI
- a CDS encoding sigma-70 family RNA polymerase sigma factor; translated protein: MHFDRALTIGSSVRMISPDQKNCAETPEALITRIAGTRDRAAYAALFTSFAPRIKAFVMGQGMTAQEAEDLAQEALLNVWRKAHMFDASKASAVTWIYSIARNLRIDAARKAKRVRELPEDLWQGDGDKAADEQIVDTQSAQAVARLLDGLPPEQKDILRLSFYEDLSQSDIAKTLSIPLGTVKSRLRLAMTRLRTAMDGKSTGVKS